ACAACTTGAAAATTGGGAGCTAGTAATTTGGCAAGTTCACCTACTTCCAAGCGAGTCGAAACACTGCTGAAAGATGGTAGTAGCAATAGCGGTGAACCTTCACCAAGGGTTTCATAAACAACGCGCAATTGCTGATTTTCCCAATTCCAGAGATATTCTTGAACTACTCCACCAAAGCCAATAGCAGCAAAGGTGGATAATACATTGGTTGACATGACACTAAATTTTGGTAGTTGTACCTTATTTATTTGTCATTTGTCCTTTGTCCTTTGTCCTTTGCAAATGACCAATGACCAATGACCAATGACTAATGACCAATGAGCAATAACCAAGTTTAGCTAGGCAAATCTAACTTACATTCCAACGCTTTTTTTTGCATGGTTTTAAAAATGTTGTAAAATCCATTAGCGCGGGAAGGTGTCAGACTAACGTTTAAGCCTGTTTCTTGAATAAAATCTGGGGTAAGTTGGACAATTTCAGTTGGCGTTAGTCCCTGCAATCCTTCAACTAGAAGCCCTACTAAACCTTTGGTTAACTGGGAATCAGACTCGCCCTGAAACACAACCTTACCGTCATTCAAAGTTGCTGTGATATAAACTTGAGACACGCAACCAGGAACTTTATTTTCGGGTAATTTATCAGCTTCTGGGAACTCATTGAGCTTCTGAGCATACCAGATTAGCTGTTCGTAGCGCCGCTTCGGTTCAGAAGCGCGTTGAAAGCGCTGGACAATTTTAGCAAGCGCAGGTGGCAAAGAATCTAGAGTTGAGGACATAACAGAAGCTGCAAATGATCGGTCTTACCTTGAGTGTAAATTATCTGGAGAGCGATGCCTACGGTGGGCTGCACCTACACGCCTCTGGTTCTCTTGCTGGTATGAAGCTAGCTTATAACTTGTCAAATTCAGATAATTCCTGCGTAGGCGCTGCCCGCCGTAGGCATCGCACTTATCTTCAGTTACCTTTTTAATGCATCTAATCGCAAAAACTTAATTTTTTTATAAGCAGCCTTTAACAGCAACTCTGTACAAGTTACGTTGTATCGATATGCATTTACAAAAATAGCTGCAAGTAGCTTGTAACTAAGCAGCCAGATGATAATCAACAATTAAAAATTAAAAATCAAAAAAATTCTGACTTTTAATTTTTAATTTCTCTCCCTTAGGGATTAGTTCGTAGTTTGTGCAGCTAGCATCTGCTTCAGCTTTTCTAATTCCGAAGCCCAACGAGGATCTGGACGAATAGCGTCTGAATCGGTAGTTGTTGTGGTGCTGTTGTCGCGAGAACCGCCGCCACTGCCGCCACGACGAGGCTTTTTAGAGCTTTTCTCCCGACGGCTACCTTCTCTATTAACGCTAGGAGTGGGCGTACTACTACCAGCCAGAGTAACTGGTTTAGGAGCTTGTTCGTCGCCCTCTTCACCCTTTGTCCGAGGTAATGCCTTTTCTAGCTTAATGGCAGTGTCTTTAAACATCTGACCATTATACTTTTCAATGATTTCGTCAGCTTGTTCGTCATTGTTGACGGTAAGAAAACCGAAACCACGGCATTTGCCAGTTTTGCGGTCTTTAATTAATTTAGTAGTTACAGCTTCACCTTCTGCTGCAAAAACTGCTTGCAAATCTTGACGATCAATTTCTTCTTTAGGCAAATTACCTATATATAGGCGAACGGACATGAACTATACCTCCAAAGTTAAATGAACATGGCAAGGCGAGAAAACAATCACTTGGCTTTGGCTTTTAATTTAAATAGATGCTATTGACCAAGACTGCCATCAACCAATTTTTTGCTCGAAACTGTCAACCTATACAATACAGTTTTTCGTCGGGATCAAGCTTGTTTAATCCAAAGGCCCACACAATGGTGAGCTAATAACACCTTAATTCTAAGAATTGTAAATTTAATAGCCTATTGCCTGCTAAAGTACACGCTTTCTTCCATGCCTTTTTCGCAGAATCAAATACCATTCCTTACATTACCACGGTATTTTCTACGTAGCTAGTTTAGCGCATACATTTCTAACGTTAGTATTACTGTATCGTAACATAAAACACATTTTTTTATTCAAGGGAGCATAATTTGAAACAAAAACCAGCCGATGGCTGGTTGATTTCCTGCTGTGTTGGGAGGATAAAAAGGTATGGAGGGGGGAAAAGCATCCGAATTCATGACTAAGCTGTAGTGCTGAGTTATGTTGGCTGCTATTGTTTGTGTAAATAAATGTAACACTTTGAAAGAAAACCTGCAACTTTTCTTTACATTACAATTTGTAATTTGTCAGTTGTCCTTTGCTAATGACCAATGACCAATGACTAACCAGTCAGAAAAACGTATGCGCCCCAAGCCTGTGCTGCAACTGCCAAAAAAGTAGACCAGATGGGATGAGGGCTATGAATAGTTTTACCACTTTGAGTTTCTAAGGTGTGGACATCGATCCAAGGTGTCGCTCCTCGCCGGAACCAACCTGTGACGATAATTTGCCGACCGATGAGATCCTGGTGATTCACTGACTGTCCTAGCCAAGAAATGTGGTGTAATTTCACCAAGCCTGTGCTGGATT
The Nostoc punctiforme PCC 73102 genome window above contains:
- a CDS encoding SufE family protein; this encodes MSSTLDSLPPALAKIVQRFQRASEPKRRYEQLIWYAQKLNEFPEADKLPENKVPGCVSQVYITATLNDGKVVFQGESDSQLTKGLVGLLVEGLQGLTPTEIVQLTPDFIQETGLNVSLTPSRANGFYNIFKTMQKKALECKLDLPS
- a CDS encoding RNA recognition motif domain-containing protein, with the translated sequence MSVRLYIGNLPKEEIDRQDLQAVFAAEGEAVTTKLIKDRKTGKCRGFGFLTVNNDEQADEIIEKYNGQMFKDTAIKLEKALPRTKGEEGDEQAPKPVTLAGSSTPTPSVNREGSRREKSSKKPRRGGSGGGSRDNSTTTTTDSDAIRPDPRWASELEKLKQMLAAQTTN